In Microtus ochrogaster isolate Prairie Vole_2 unplaced genomic scaffold, MicOch1.0 UNK146, whole genome shotgun sequence, one genomic interval encodes:
- the LOC101994664 gene encoding putative vomeronasal receptor-like protein 4, with protein sequence MSSLRIVLNFQAGLGVLANMFLLVFYTLIILGHRPKPTDMISGQLTFIHIVLLLTGGDIWLKEIVESLNIDNDFKCKTTFYISRVMRGLSICITCLLSVFQAVTISPSTSLLAKFKYKLQNHMIYAFLFIWSFNLLFSSNRIFYAGAFTNMSETKQMKVTKFCSLFSMKYIIRALILTVATCRDVFLVGLMLATSAYMVIILLRHQRQCKHLHSLSHLRASPEKRATQTILLLVVSFVVMYWINFIISSISVLLWIYNPVILSVQKIVMNVYPTITPLVQISSDNRIINMLKHMQSMCHQIFKKR encoded by the coding sequence ATGTCCTCATTAAGGATTGTCCTTAATTTCCAAGCTGGACTTGGAGTCCTGGCCAATatgtttctccttgttttctataCTTTAATAATCCTAGGTCACAGACCTAAGCCCACGGACATGATCTCCGGTCAACTGACCTTCATCCACATAGTGCTGCTCCTCACTGGAGGGGATATTTGGCTTAAAGAGATAGTTGAGTCACTGAACATTGACAATGACTTCAAATGTAAGACAACTTTTTACATAAGCAGGGTGATGAGAGGCCTCTCCATCTgcatcacctgcctcctgagtgtgttccAGGCTGTCACTATCAGTCCCAGTACCTCTTTGTtggcaaaatttaaatataaactacAAAACCACATGatttatgcttttttatttatttggtctttcaACTTGCTATTCAGTAGCAACCGAATCTTCTATGCTGGTGCTTTTACTAACATGAGTGAAACCAAACAGATGAAGGTCACTAAATTCTGCTCACTCTTCTCCATGAAGTACATCATCAGGGCACTGATTTTAACAGTGGCAACTTGCAGAGATGTATTTCTTGTAGGACTTATGCTGGCTACTAGTGCATACATGGTGATCATCTTGCTCAGACATCAGAGGCAATGCAAGCATCTTCACAGCCTCAGCCACCTGAGAGCATCTCCCGAGAAAAGGGCCACCCAGACCATCTTGCTGCTGGTGGTCTCCTTTGTGGTCATGTACTGGATAAATTTCATCATCTCATCCATTTCAGTCCTGTTATGGATATACAACCCAGTCATCCTGAGTGTTCAGAAGATTGTTATGAATGTCTATCCCACAATTACCCCTTTGGTACAAATCAGTTCTGATAACAGAATAATCAATATGCTGAAACACATGCAGTCTATGTGccatcagatttttaaaaagagataa